GTCGTTGGCCAGCAGGCCTTCCTCCACGGCGCGGCGGAACGGTGTGCCGTGGGCGATTTTTTCGCCGAACATGTGCTCGTTGATGTCGGCATGGGCATCGATATGCAGCAGGGCCACTGGCCCGTGCTTCTTATGCATGGCGCGCAGGATGGGCAGGGTCAGCGTGTGATCACCGCCCAGCGTCAGCGGCACGCAATCCTGCGCCAGAATGCGGTCATAGGCCTTCTCGATGATTTTTACCGACTTCTTCAGGTCGAACGTGTTGACCGCCACATCGCCGATATCGGCAACCTGCAATGAATCGAACGGCGCTGCTCCGGTCGCCATGTTGTAGGGCCGCAGCATGCAGCTCTCCGCCCTGATCTGGCGCGGGCCGTGCCTTGTGCCGGAGCGGTTCGAGGCGCCGATGTCCATGGGCACGCCGACGAAGCAGGCATCCAGGCCGCGGGCCGTCTTCGCCGTGGGCAGGCGCATCATGGTGGCGGGTCCGGCAAAGCGCGGCATGTCGTTGCCACCCAGCGGCTGGTTGTAACCTTGGGCCATGTTGGTCAGTCCTTCTTGTCTGCCTTTGCGTTCAGGCCACGATAGGACTGAATAACCTGGCTGTCATCAGCCCTGCCGAGGCCAGCACCTGAAGCCGCCAGGAACATCTGGTGCGCTGCTGCCGACAAGGGCAGCCCGTGGCGCGCGGCACGGCCGTGATCCAGCACAATCCCCAAGTCCTTCACGAAAATATCCACGGCCGAGCGAACCTCGGGGTCATCTTCCAGCATGCGGGGTCCGCGGTCATTCAGCATCCAGCTCGAAGCAGCTGAAACGGACACGATATCAAACACCGATTTCGGGTCGACGCCTGCGGCCTCAGCCAGTTGCAGTGCTTCTGCAGCGGCAGCAATGTGAACACCGCACAGCAACTGGTTGACCAGCTTGGCGGTGGAGCCCGCGCCATGATCCTCGCCGACGTGAAACACGTTCCTTCCGACTACGTCGAGCACCGGCTTCGCCTTTTCGAACACGTGCGCCGGGCATGACGACATGATGGTCAGGGTACCCGTCTCGGCACCGCCAACACCGCCTGAAACAGGCGCATCCACCAAAGTGAGCTGATGTTGGCCCAACTTGTCGCCCAGCGCCCTGGCCTGGGCCGGTGGCTGGGTGCATGAGGCAATGACACAGGCACCTGACGGCAGCTTTTCCACCGCCTTGCCGGCGCCGAACAGGACATCGTCGGCCTGATCGCCATTGACCACCATCAGCACGAAAAAGTCTGCGGCTTTCGCGGCTTCCGCCGCGCTGCCGGCCACCAGGCCGCCGTGCCCGGCAAACGCCTTCAACGCGCGCTCGTTGAAGTCGAACGCGGTAACTTCGTGACCCGCCTTTACCAGATTGACCGCCATGGGAAGTCCCATGGCGCCCAAACCGATAAAACCTATGTTCATGCTTGTGCCTTCAACTCTATGCGCCGGGCATGCAGAACCGGTTCGGTATAACCGGACGGCTGCTTGCGGCCTTCGAACACCAGGTCACAGGCTGCCTTGAAGGCGATGGAGTTGTCAAAGTCATCGGCCATGGGCCGGTAGGCCGGATCACCGGCGTTCTGCTGGTCGACGATCGCCGCCATCTTCTTCATGGCTTTCATCACCTTGCCCCGGGTGACAACC
Above is a window of Anderseniella sp. Alg231-50 DNA encoding:
- the speB gene encoding agmatinase, coding for MAQGYNQPLGGNDMPRFAGPATMMRLPTAKTARGLDACFVGVPMDIGASNRSGTRHGPRQIRAESCMLRPYNMATGAAPFDSLQVADIGDVAVNTFDLKKSVKIIEKAYDRILAQDCVPLTLGGDHTLTLPILRAMHKKHGPVALLHIDAHADINEHMFGEKIAHGTPFRRAVEEGLLANDKVFQIGLRGTGYAPADFDWPREQGFTVVTAEECWYKSMAPLMEQVREKIGDQPCYFTYDIDSLDPAFAPGTGTVEMGGLTTWQALEIVRGARGLNLVGGDLVEVSPPYDASGNTALIGANILYEMLCVLPGVKYP
- a CDS encoding NAD(P)-binding domain-containing protein, which codes for MNIGFIGLGAMGLPMAVNLVKAGHEVTAFDFNERALKAFAGHGGLVAGSAAEAAKAADFFVLMVVNGDQADDVLFGAGKAVEKLPSGACVIASCTQPPAQARALGDKLGQHQLTLVDAPVSGGVGGAETGTLTIMSSCPAHVFEKAKPVLDVVGRNVFHVGEDHGAGSTAKLVNQLLCGVHIAAAAEALQLAEAAGVDPKSVFDIVSVSAASSWMLNDRGPRMLEDDPEVRSAVDIFVKDLGIVLDHGRAARHGLPLSAAAHQMFLAASGAGLGRADDSQVIQSYRGLNAKADKKD